CACTTCTTCATAGGGTTGGATCAGTACCCAGCCTTCTCCCTGAAACATCATTTGAAATTCTTCGCCACTTCCTCGGCCCAGTATACTTTTGAATGATACATTACTTTTTAATTCCGGCTTTAAGTGTCCTGCCCATGCTACAGTCGCATTCGGGTCTGTAAAGACAGGGTTTCCCGGAGTTACCATCAGTGTAAGCGGATCGCCATGTGTTGTAATGGCAACATATCCGCTCCCGGTCAACCGAACCTGAAATAATCCTCCGGAAAGCATTCCGGCAATACTCTTCAGCATTGTAATTTCGTTTTTGATACTCTGATCGTGTGCAAGGATATCATTTCCATTTACACAGATAGACTCATTATTGAGTTGCAGAATCTGAACTTTCTTACCCGAATCTGCCACATACAGCCGACCTGTGCCCTGTGCTTTCATCAGCTTAGCTCCTTCGCCAGTAAGGGTTTTCTTAAGGAAGTTTCCAATCCCTCCGGAAAGCATACCTTCCCTTTCAAACTTGATAGTACCAACATACCCGACCATACTTCCGTTTTT
The Sphingobacterium spiritivorum genome window above contains:
- a CDS encoding AIM24 family protein; protein product: MSEFSLQSFIAKTRQDDSEHDYFELEKAQMLEINLNNQSVWTKNGSMVGYVGTIKFEREGMLSGGIGNFLKKTLTGEGAKLMKAQGTGRLYVADSGKKVQILQLNNESICVNGNDILAHDQSIKNEITMLKSIAGMLSGGLFQVRLTGSGYVAITTHGDPLTLMVTPGNPVFTDPNATVAWAGHLKPELKSNVSFKSILGRGSGEEFQMMFQGEGWVLIQPYEEVYFQQS